A DNA window from Ornithobacterium rhinotracheale DSM 15997 contains the following coding sequences:
- a CDS encoding acyl-CoA reductase, with protein sequence MQLKNRVATFCDLGRNLESFIKNHSKNEFSPEQEKLALAIRKASVQNPWFTEENMLFTLSEWAQALSPENIEKWLKNYDFSPKGLTIGIVAAGNIPMVGFHDLLCVLLAGEKAQIKLSSKDQSLMQYMIDFLKTHSEDLNQAIEVAENLHDYDAVIATGSDNTARYFEAYFKDKPHIIRRNRTSVAVLTGDETDEQLRLLCHDMLRYFGLGCRNVTKLYIPKNYDLNRIFKALYDWKDIINHHKYANNYDYNRAILMMKQIPIMDNGFVLLEENASLFSPIAVVYYEKYDSDAILNQTLASLQDKTQFLVTENFNTTLTTTPFGQAQRPNLWDYADGIDTMEWIIGLK encoded by the coding sequence ATGCAATTAAAAAATCGTGTCGCAACTTTTTGCGATTTGGGGCGTAATTTAGAATCATTCATAAAAAATCATTCAAAAAACGAATTTTCTCCCGAGCAAGAGAAGCTTGCCCTTGCCATACGAAAAGCAAGTGTGCAAAATCCTTGGTTTACAGAAGAAAATATGCTTTTCACACTGAGTGAATGGGCTCAGGCTTTAAGCCCTGAAAATATAGAAAAATGGCTTAAAAATTATGATTTTTCGCCCAAAGGTTTAACCATTGGGATTGTAGCCGCGGGCAATATTCCGATGGTAGGGTTTCACGATTTGCTTTGTGTGTTGCTTGCGGGCGAAAAGGCTCAAATCAAATTGTCGTCCAAAGATCAATCGCTAATGCAATACATGATTGATTTTCTAAAAACGCATTCAGAAGATTTAAACCAAGCTATAGAAGTGGCTGAAAATCTCCACGATTACGATGCTGTGATTGCCACAGGTAGCGATAACACGGCACGCTATTTTGAAGCTTATTTTAAAGATAAGCCACACATCATTCGCCGAAATAGAACATCGGTGGCAGTGCTCACGGGCGATGAAACGGACGAACAATTGAGGTTGCTTTGTCATGATATGCTCCGATATTTTGGGCTAGGTTGCAGAAATGTGACCAAACTCTATATTCCTAAAAATTATGATTTAAATCGAATTTTCAAGGCACTTTATGATTGGAAAGACATCATTAATCACCACAAGTATGCTAATAATTACGACTACAATCGTGCGATTTTGATGATGAAGCAAATCCCCATCATGGACAATGGTTTTGTATTGCTGGAAGAAAATGCTTCACTTTTCAGTCCCATTGCGGTGGTTTATTACGAAAAATATGACTCCGATGCTATTTTAAACCAAACTTTGGCATCGCTTCAAGACAAAACCCAATTCCTTGTTACAGAAAACTTTAATACAACTTTAACCACTACTCCATTCGGGCAAGCACAACGACCAAATCTTTGGGATTATGCCGATGGGATTGATACTATGGAATGGATTATCGGGCTAAAATGA
- a CDS encoding 4Fe-4S dicluster domain-containing protein — protein MAIKITDECINCGACEPECPNNAIYEGAMDWRFEDGTTLTGFVSGRNGRSADAAEAQEPLSDDVYYIVPDKCTECKGFHDEPQCAAVCPVDCCIPDENYQESEEELLEKKDMLHS, from the coding sequence ATGGCAATCAAAATAACAGACGAATGTATTAATTGTGGTGCTTGCGAACCAGAGTGCCCAAACAACGCAATTTACGAAGGAGCTATGGATTGGCGTTTCGAAGACGGAACTACACTTACGGGGTTTGTGTCAGGTAGAAATGGGCGTTCTGCCGATGCTGCCGAAGCTCAAGAACCGCTAAGCGATGATGTGTACTACATCGTGCCAGATAAATGTACAGAGTGTAAAGGATTCCACGATGAGCCACAATGTGCGGCAGTGTGCCCAGTAGATTGTTGTATCCCAGACGAAAACTATCAAGAGTCTGAAGAAGAGCTATTGGAGAAAAAAGACATGTTGCATTCTTAA
- the hisE gene encoding phosphoribosyl-ATP diphosphatase — MPKDFPFLKKFEKKIEEAKSLDKNNRLARKLSLGPYQLAKKMGEESVEMVIASGKECDKDFLEESADVFYYYMLALHDRGYSLKDVLLILKDRDKNGKKDKVY; from the coding sequence ATGCCCAAAGATTTTCCTTTTTTAAAGAAATTTGAAAAAAAAATAGAAGAAGCCAAGTCGCTTGACAAAAATAACCGATTGGCTAGAAAATTAAGTCTTGGTCCATACCAATTGGCTAAAAAAATGGGCGAAGAATCGGTGGAGATGGTCATTGCTTCTGGAAAAGAATGCGACAAGGATTTTCTGGAAGAGTCGGCAGATGTTTTTTACTACTACATGCTGGCTTTGCACGATCGAGGCTACTCGCTTAAAGATGTTTTGCTTATCTTAAAAGATCGAGACAAAAACGGAAAGAAGGACAAGGTTTACTAA
- a CDS encoding DUF2147 domain-containing protein produces MKRILLLLFISLSGFIMAQSPVGTWKTIDDNTGKARSFVKIYEKNGELFGKIVKITNPALQDKRCEKCKGDKKNKPLLGFEVITGLKKNGNIWEDGKITDPDSGKEYSCKIELDGKNKLKVRGFLGFSLLGRTQVWERVN; encoded by the coding sequence ATGAAAAGAATTTTATTGCTACTATTTATCAGTCTTTCAGGATTTATCATGGCTCAATCGCCTGTAGGCACTTGGAAAACTATTGATGACAACACGGGAAAAGCTCGCTCGTTTGTAAAAATCTACGAAAAAAACGGTGAACTCTTTGGCAAGATTGTAAAAATCACAAATCCCGCTCTGCAAGATAAAAGATGCGAAAAATGCAAAGGCGACAAAAAGAATAAGCCTCTTCTAGGCTTTGAGGTAATTACTGGGCTAAAGAAAAATGGAAACATTTGGGAAGATGGCAAAATTACCGATCCAGATTCTGGCAAAGAATATTCTTGCAAAATAGAATTAGATGGCAAGAATAAATTGAAAGTGAGAGGATTTCTTGGCTTTTCGCTTTTGGGGCGCACACAGGTGTGGGAACGCGTAAATTAA
- a CDS encoding IS110 family RNA-guided transposase: MTYIGIDISKDSFVAAFPKVSGYQTQTYPNTVKGIRKFIGSLSVTEHHCVMEATGNYGFLLLYLLDRQGIASSMVNPKQIKHFSRMMMTVTKTDPKDACMIAMYGEKMNPPVYKMPSEAVMLLKQKKTIIRQLKKQLTASKNLKSSLVMLPFQDKNGMKALDKTISFLASQIESLESELADLASSEFDRQVKLLTSIKGIGITLATALIVATGGFSYFNNAKQVSRFIGICPTYQQSGTSVHIKGGINRNGDASLRSLLYVASWSALRGNTTCKECYARLKANGKPSKVALIAVANKLVRQAFAVIKSDAPYVDGFVSTHQTK, encoded by the coding sequence ATGACTTACATTGGAATTGACATCAGCAAGGACAGCTTTGTAGCTGCTTTTCCGAAAGTATCGGGTTATCAGACCCAAACTTACCCTAATACCGTAAAAGGTATCAGGAAGTTCATCGGCTCGCTTTCCGTAACAGAACATCATTGTGTGATGGAAGCCACCGGCAATTACGGCTTTCTGCTTCTTTATCTGCTTGACAGGCAAGGAATAGCTTCCAGTATGGTAAATCCCAAACAAATCAAGCACTTCTCACGCATGATGATGACCGTCACCAAGACCGACCCCAAAGATGCCTGTATGATTGCCATGTACGGGGAGAAAATGAATCCTCCCGTTTACAAGATGCCCTCTGAAGCCGTCATGCTGCTGAAGCAGAAGAAAACGATTATCAGGCAGTTGAAGAAACAGCTTACGGCGAGCAAGAACCTGAAAAGCTCCCTCGTTATGCTTCCGTTCCAAGACAAGAACGGGATGAAAGCGTTGGATAAGACCATTTCTTTTTTGGCAAGCCAAATTGAGTCTTTGGAATCCGAACTTGCAGACTTGGCTTCGTCTGAGTTTGACAGGCAGGTTAAACTACTCACATCCATCAAAGGGATTGGCATCACTTTGGCTACAGCCTTGATTGTCGCTACCGGAGGATTCTCCTATTTCAACAATGCAAAGCAGGTTTCCCGTTTTATCGGGATATGCCCGACTTACCAGCAGTCAGGAACATCCGTACACATCAAAGGTGGGATTAACCGAAACGGGGATGCGAGCCTGCGTTCTTTGCTTTATGTCGCCTCGTGGTCTGCTTTACGTGGAAACACAACCTGTAAAGAATGCTACGCACGGTTGAAAGCCAACGGGAAGCCTTCCAAAGTGGCTCTTATCGCTGTTGCTAACAAACTCGTCAGACAAGCATTTGCCGTAATTAAATCAGATGCACCTTATGTGGATGGATTCGTTTCTACCCATCAAACAAAATAA
- the clpB gene encoding ATP-dependent chaperone ClpB: protein MDINKFTIKSQEVVQKAQQLAQMHGNQAIENGHLMEALLNEDNQVIEFILKKQGVNIDYLKKELEKIINTYAKVTGGDMHVSSALSRVLNDASIEAQKMKDDFVSVEHLLLALLNANDRVSDLLKSLGASHQGTLDVSAELRKGERVTSQSAEDTYNSLSKYAKNLNDLVIEGKLDPVIGRDEEIRRVLQILSRRTKNNPILIGEPGVGKTAIAEGLAHRIVNGDVPENLKDKIIYSLDMGALVAGAKYKGEFEERLKSVVKEVTGSEGQIILFIDEIHTLVGAGGGEGAMDAANILKPALARGELRSIGATTLNEYQKYFEKDKALERRFQKVMVEEPNEEDAISILRGIKEKYEVHHKIRIKDEAIIAAVELSERYISDRFLPDKAIDLIDEASSKLRMEMNSKPEELDVLDRKIMQLEIEIEAIKRENDERKLALLKQELSELNDKRSELNATWQSEKSLADNIQVARKNIEDLKLEAERAERLGDYGKVAEIRYGKIKEEEAKLAELEKQFTDQDAKMIKEEVDREDIAEVVARWTGIPVTKMMQSERDKLLNLESELHRRVIGQEEAISAVSDAIRRNRAGLSDERRPIGSFLFLGSTGVGKTELAKALAEYLFDDEDSMTRIDMSEYQERHAVSRLVGAPPGYVGYDEGGQLTEAVRRRPYSVVLLDEIEKAHPDAFNILLQVLDDGRLTDNKGRTVNFKNTIVIMTSNIGSHIIQDNFADLENKDEEAVLSQTKEEVFTLLKQSFKPEFLNRIDETILFKPLKREEIKEIVELQLKSLSKLLAKREIVLDTTPEAINYLSRIGYDPQFGARPIKRAIQQEVLNKLSKEILAGNVHDNSVVLIDYFEESGLVFRTKE, encoded by the coding sequence ATGGATATCAATAAATTTACAATAAAATCGCAAGAAGTGGTGCAAAAGGCACAGCAACTTGCACAAATGCATGGAAACCAAGCGATAGAGAACGGTCATTTAATGGAGGCTCTATTGAACGAAGATAATCAAGTAATTGAGTTTATTCTTAAAAAACAGGGCGTAAACATAGATTATTTGAAAAAAGAATTAGAAAAAATTATAAATACCTACGCCAAGGTTACGGGAGGCGATATGCATGTTTCGTCGGCATTGAGTCGTGTGCTAAACGATGCATCGATCGAGGCGCAAAAGATGAAAGATGATTTTGTGAGTGTGGAGCATTTGCTTTTAGCTTTATTGAATGCCAATGATAGAGTATCTGATTTGCTTAAATCCTTGGGGGCTTCGCATCAAGGTACTTTAGATGTGAGTGCAGAGCTTAGAAAAGGCGAGCGTGTAACTTCTCAAAGTGCGGAGGATACCTATAATTCGCTTTCAAAATATGCCAAAAACTTAAACGATTTGGTGATTGAAGGGAAATTAGATCCTGTGATTGGGCGTGACGAGGAAATTCGCCGAGTATTGCAAATTTTGTCGAGAAGAACTAAAAACAACCCGATTCTAATCGGTGAGCCAGGGGTGGGTAAAACTGCCATTGCCGAAGGCTTAGCGCACAGAATCGTAAACGGCGATGTGCCCGAAAACTTGAAAGATAAAATAATCTATTCACTGGATATGGGGGCACTCGTTGCAGGGGCTAAGTACAAAGGTGAATTTGAGGAAAGATTAAAATCAGTGGTAAAAGAAGTGACTGGCTCCGAGGGGCAAATCATTTTGTTTATCGATGAAATTCACACACTTGTAGGTGCTGGTGGTGGAGAAGGTGCAATGGATGCTGCCAATATTTTGAAACCAGCCTTGGCTCGTGGTGAGTTGCGTTCAATTGGGGCTACGACCTTAAACGAATACCAAAAATATTTTGAAAAAGATAAAGCACTTGAGCGTCGATTCCAAAAAGTAATGGTGGAAGAACCAAACGAAGAAGATGCAATTTCTATCTTGCGTGGTATCAAAGAAAAATATGAAGTTCACCATAAAATCAGAATCAAAGACGAGGCGATTATCGCTGCCGTTGAGCTTTCGGAAAGATATATTTCAGATAGATTTTTGCCAGATAAAGCAATTGATTTAATCGATGAAGCCTCTTCTAAATTGCGTATGGAAATGAATTCCAAACCAGAGGAACTAGATGTTTTGGATAGAAAAATCATGCAATTAGAAATTGAAATCGAAGCGATTAAGCGTGAAAACGATGAGCGAAAATTAGCTTTATTAAAACAAGAACTTTCTGAATTAAATGATAAAAGAAGCGAATTGAATGCAACTTGGCAGTCTGAAAAAAGTTTGGCAGACAACATTCAAGTGGCTCGCAAAAATATCGAAGATTTAAAATTGGAAGCCGAGCGTGCCGAGCGTTTGGGCGATTACGGAAAAGTAGCAGAAATCCGTTACGGTAAAATTAAAGAAGAAGAAGCTAAGTTGGCTGAATTGGAAAAACAATTTACCGACCAAGATGCCAAAATGATTAAGGAAGAAGTGGACAGGGAAGACATTGCCGAAGTGGTAGCTCGCTGGACAGGAATCCCTGTAACCAAAATGATGCAATCTGAGCGAGATAAATTGCTTAATCTTGAATCTGAATTGCACCGACGTGTCATTGGGCAAGAAGAAGCAATCTCTGCCGTGTCTGATGCGATTCGTAGAAACCGTGCAGGCTTGAGCGATGAGCGTAGACCGATTGGTTCGTTCCTATTCTTAGGTTCGACTGGGGTAGGGAAAACCGAGCTGGCAAAAGCCTTGGCGGAATATCTATTCGACGACGAAGATAGTATGACGCGTATCGACATGAGTGAATACCAAGAGCGTCACGCCGTGAGCCGTTTGGTAGGAGCGCCTCCGGGCTATGTGGGTTACGATGAAGGTGGACAATTGACTGAGGCAGTTCGCCGTCGCCCATATTCAGTGGTGCTTTTAGATGAGATAGAAAAAGCGCATCCAGATGCATTCAATATCTTGTTGCAGGTGCTTGACGATGGACGATTGACGGACAATAAAGGGCGCACCGTGAATTTCAAAAACACGATTGTGATCATGACATCAAACATCGGTTCGCACATTATTCAAGATAATTTTGCCGATTTGGAAAACAAAGACGAAGAAGCTGTTTTAAGCCAAACAAAAGAAGAAGTATTTACATTATTAAAACAAAGCTTTAAGCCAGAATTCCTAAACCGTATCGATGAAACAATCCTTTTCAAACCATTGAAGAGAGAAGAAATCAAAGAAATCGTGGAATTACAATTGAAATCTTTGTCGAAATTATTGGCAAAACGAGAAATCGTACTGGACACTACACCAGAGGCTATTAATTATTTGTCAAGAATTGGTTATGATCCGCAATTTGGGGCAAGACCAATCAAAAGAGCCATTCAGCAAGAAGTGCTCAACAAATTGTCCAAAGAAATTTTGGCGGGTAATGTACACGACAACTCTGTAGTGCTCATCGATTATTTCGAAGAAAGCGGATTGGTTTTCAGAACCAAAGAATAA
- a CDS encoding 3-dehydroquinate synthase — translation MTQAPIYFNQGFEALDQLIAEKNYSSIMILVDENTHEKCLPLFLQKTENITNCEFIEIPAGEDTKQLFFVNQVLKTLKLSGLDRKSLLINLGGGVVTDFGGFVASIYNRGIDFVNIPTSLLAMVDASAGGKTGVDLCGIKNIVGTFSQPQMVIIETEFLETLPARELLSGFAEMLKHGLIQDEKQWKTLSEIKELSAKNIAGLIEDSVNVKLNVVTQDPTEKGLRKILNAGHTLGHAIETYFLWLDKNVIAKGESVGDKINNFITASLESDDDLSQPIVAENEGEPSITHGEAVATGLMLEAHLAWQKGFITKEVLNEIFYRLTELYPYFELPSAKILEQIMLHDKKNEGGKINFVMLRRIGECTPDKVECTLDEIQNAIDFYTENFPK, via the coding sequence ATGACACAAGCGCCTATTTATTTCAACCAAGGTTTTGAAGCTTTAGACCAATTGATTGCTGAAAAAAACTACAGCAGTATTATGATTTTGGTCGATGAAAATACGCATGAAAAATGCCTTCCTTTGTTTCTTCAAAAAACTGAAAACATTACAAATTGTGAATTTATAGAAATTCCTGCGGGCGAAGATACTAAGCAATTATTTTTCGTAAATCAAGTACTTAAAACATTGAAGTTGAGCGGACTTGATCGTAAATCTTTGCTCATCAATTTAGGGGGTGGTGTCGTTACTGATTTCGGTGGTTTTGTAGCGTCCATCTACAATCGCGGAATCGATTTTGTAAATATCCCAACCAGTTTGCTTGCCATGGTAGACGCTTCTGCGGGCGGAAAAACAGGTGTGGATTTATGCGGAATTAAAAACATTGTGGGCACATTTTCTCAGCCACAAATGGTGATTATCGAAACGGAATTTTTGGAAACTTTGCCAGCGCGAGAATTGCTTTCTGGTTTTGCAGAAATGCTTAAACACGGTTTAATTCAAGATGAAAAACAGTGGAAAACGCTTTCTGAAATCAAAGAATTAAGTGCAAAAAACATTGCAGGATTGATTGAGGATTCTGTGAATGTAAAACTAAATGTAGTAACGCAAGACCCTACCGAAAAGGGACTTAGAAAAATCCTAAATGCAGGACACACGCTTGGACACGCCATAGAAACTTATTTTTTATGGCTCGACAAAAATGTTATTGCCAAAGGCGAATCGGTGGGAGATAAAATTAATAATTTCATCACGGCGAGCTTGGAAAGCGATGATGATTTGTCGCAACCTATCGTTGCTGAAAATGAAGGCGAGCCGAGCATCACTCATGGCGAAGCGGTGGCTACGGGCTTAATGCTGGAAGCGCATTTGGCTTGGCAAAAAGGCTTTATTACTAAAGAGGTATTAAACGAAATTTTTTATCGACTGACCGAGCTTTATCCTTATTTTGAATTGCCTTCGGCTAAAATTTTGGAGCAAATTATGCTGCACGACAAGAAAAACGAAGGGGGCAAAATCAATTTTGTGATGCTAAGACGCATCGGCGAATGCACACCAGACAAAGTAGAATGCACGCTCGATGAAATTCAAAATGCAATTGATTTTTACACTGAAAATTTCCCGAAATAA
- a CDS encoding proline dehydrogenase family protein, which produces MKFFENTEIAFRSKSDYELKRAYLLFKSVNYNFLVNFGAVSLPIFKNIPGVKTLVKNTIFDHFCGGENLQESLQTVDRLYEQNVGSILDYSIEGKEDEKSYDACFYEILSIIDLAENNPKIPFVVFKPTGYGNIDLYEKVGKKQQLSPAEHTAWEHIKTRYYKTCKKAYEKGVKIMIDAEETWLQDAADDLAQEMMKTFNKERVVVLNTLQMYRTDRLEYLKNEFKKAEEEGYYLGFKIVRGAYMEKERERAQKMGYPSPIQPNKAATDVSYNAAIDFITEHHDRIFLFAGTHNEESCMNLKNKIDQNSELKDCWFGQLLGMSDNISFVLGENGYHVAKYVPFGPVKEVIPYLIRRAQENTSVAGQSNRELTLIEKELQRRKELKQS; this is translated from the coding sequence ATGAAATTTTTTGAAAATACAGAAATCGCCTTTCGCTCCAAGTCTGATTATGAACTCAAGAGAGCGTATTTGCTTTTTAAATCCGTGAATTATAATTTTTTGGTAAATTTTGGAGCGGTGAGTTTGCCGATATTCAAAAACATACCTGGTGTAAAAACACTTGTCAAAAATACGATTTTTGATCATTTTTGTGGGGGCGAAAATTTACAAGAATCTCTCCAGACGGTAGACAGATTGTATGAGCAAAATGTGGGCAGCATTTTGGATTATTCGATTGAGGGAAAGGAAGATGAGAAATCTTATGATGCCTGTTTTTATGAAATTTTGTCGATTATAGATTTAGCTGAAAATAATCCAAAAATCCCTTTTGTAGTGTTTAAACCTACGGGCTACGGAAATATTGATTTGTATGAAAAAGTGGGCAAAAAGCAACAGCTTTCTCCAGCTGAACACACGGCGTGGGAGCATATCAAAACCCGCTACTATAAAACCTGCAAAAAAGCATACGAAAAAGGTGTCAAAATCATGATCGATGCCGAGGAAACTTGGTTGCAAGATGCGGCAGATGACTTGGCGCAAGAAATGATGAAAACTTTTAATAAAGAGAGAGTTGTAGTGCTCAATACTTTGCAAATGTATCGCACCGATCGCTTAGAATATTTAAAAAATGAATTTAAAAAAGCGGAAGAAGAAGGCTACTATTTAGGCTTTAAAATCGTGCGCGGCGCCTATATGGAAAAGGAGCGTGAGCGTGCACAGAAGATGGGGTATCCGTCTCCGATTCAGCCTAATAAAGCAGCAACAGATGTCTCGTACAATGCGGCAATTGATTTCATTACCGAGCATCACGATAGGATTTTCCTTTTTGCGGGCACGCACAACGAGGAAAGCTGTATGAATCTTAAAAATAAAATCGACCAAAATTCAGAGTTAAAAGATTGCTGGTTTGGGCAATTGCTGGGCATGAGCGATAACATTAGCTTTGTGCTGGGCGAAAATGGCTATCATGTGGCAAAATATGTTCCGTTTGGTCCTGTAAAAGAGGTGATTCCGTATTTAATCCGAAGAGCACAAGAAAACACCTCGGTGGCGGGACAATCCAACCGAGAATTGACTTTGATCGAAAAAGAGCTTCAACGAAGAAAAGAATTAAAACAATCATAA